One genomic segment of Thermus oshimai DSM 12092 includes these proteins:
- a CDS encoding bifunctional sugar phosphate isomerase/epimerase/4-hydroxyphenylpyruvate dioxygenase family protein — MEWSIATCSLGGTLEEKLVAIARAGFRAVEIFEDDLCTYRGTPRELRRLAESLGLSFVALQPIRDYEGMPPEVQKRRLARIERTFDLMGELGIALTYVCSNTSPLAEGDPDRMAAQLRELAERAAQRGIRVGYEALSWGRHVRDWPQAWEVVRRADHPHLGLVLDSFHAFVRGNPVAELARLPGERVFLVQLSDAPNLLMDPLALSRHHRSFPGQGDWPLADFLEAVLASGYRGPLSLEIFNEWFRAAPPQEVAQNALRSLKVLLDRLGRVVPPLPRALPVEEVAFVELLAEEEDAGILSELLQALGLLRVGKHPALEVGLYRGGGARVVLNAEPELSAAAPQEVPGFRGVGFRVQRAAPILARAQALNLEVHPLGGGGLPLPALRGPGRTRIYLVEGSVEAILGLPEGQEAAEAHLRVDHFTNVMGRPELYSWLLVYKSLFDFELEPVVEILDPYGAFYSRCVHSPKGGIRIPLNTAEGGETLATRFLRAMGGGGIQHVAFAVPNVFEVAERMRARGLPLLEVPRSYYRVLATRFDLEPAFLEQLEAHGLLYDADGRGGEFLQLYTPAFHGRFFFEALERRGGYEHFGAANTPVRLAAQVGQPWPGERGLQMVGNIVDNMGDGG; from the coding sequence GTGGAGTGGTCCATCGCCACCTGCAGCCTAGGGGGCACCTTGGAGGAAAAGCTGGTGGCCATCGCCCGGGCCGGCTTTAGGGCGGTGGAGATCTTCGAGGACGATCTTTGCACCTATAGGGGAACCCCGAGGGAGCTCCGCCGCCTTGCGGAGAGCCTGGGCCTTTCCTTTGTGGCCCTCCAGCCCATCCGGGACTACGAGGGCATGCCCCCTGAGGTGCAAAAGCGTCGGCTGGCGCGGATAGAGCGCACCTTTGACCTCATGGGGGAGCTGGGGATCGCCCTCACCTACGTCTGCTCCAACACCTCCCCCCTTGCGGAGGGCGACCCCGACCGGATGGCCGCCCAGCTTCGGGAGCTGGCGGAACGGGCCGCCCAGAGGGGGATCCGCGTGGGGTACGAGGCCCTCTCCTGGGGGCGCCACGTGCGGGACTGGCCCCAGGCCTGGGAAGTGGTCCGGCGGGCGGACCACCCCCACCTGGGGCTTGTCCTGGATAGCTTCCATGCCTTTGTGCGGGGCAACCCCGTGGCGGAGCTGGCCAGGCTCCCGGGGGAAAGGGTTTTCCTGGTGCAGCTCTCCGATGCCCCCAACCTCCTCATGGACCCCCTGGCCCTAAGCCGCCACCACCGTTCCTTCCCCGGCCAAGGGGACTGGCCCCTGGCGGATTTCCTGGAGGCGGTTCTGGCCTCGGGGTACAGGGGCCCCCTGTCCCTGGAGATCTTCAACGAGTGGTTCCGGGCCGCCCCGCCCCAGGAGGTGGCCCAGAACGCCCTCCGGAGCCTGAAGGTCCTCCTGGACAGGCTGGGGCGGGTCGTCCCCCCCCTGCCCAGGGCCCTGCCCGTGGAGGAGGTGGCCTTCGTGGAGCTCCTTGCGGAGGAGGAGGACGCGGGCATCCTATCCGAGCTCCTCCAAGCCCTGGGCCTCCTGCGGGTGGGGAAGCATCCGGCCCTGGAGGTGGGGCTCTACCGCGGCGGGGGGGCCCGCGTGGTCCTCAACGCCGAGCCGGAGCTGAGCGCGGCCGCTCCGCAGGAGGTGCCGGGCTTCCGTGGGGTGGGGTTCCGCGTCCAGCGGGCGGCCCCCATTCTGGCCCGGGCCCAGGCCCTGAACCTGGAGGTCCACCCCTTAGGGGGTGGGGGGTTGCCCCTGCCCGCCCTCCGGGGCCCGGGCCGGACCCGCATCTATCTGGTGGAGGGCTCGGTGGAGGCCATCCTGGGCCTTCCCGAAGGCCAGGAGGCCGCCGAGGCCCACCTCCGGGTGGACCACTTCACCAACGTGATGGGCCGCCCCGAGCTGTACAGCTGGCTTCTGGTCTATAAGAGCCTCTTTGACTTTGAGCTGGAGCCTGTGGTGGAGATCCTGGACCCCTACGGGGCCTTTTACAGCCGGTGCGTGCACAGCCCCAAAGGAGGGATCCGGATTCCCCTGAACACCGCGGAAGGGGGGGAAACCCTGGCCACCCGGTTCCTCCGGGCCATGGGGGGAGGGGGGATCCAGCACGTGGCCTTTGCCGTCCCCAACGTGTTTGAGGTGGCCGAAAGGATGCGCGCCCGAGGGCTTCCCCTTCTGGAGGTTCCCCGCTCCTACTACCGGGTCCTGGCCACCCGCTTCGACCTGGAACCGGCCTTCTTGGAACAGCTGGAGGCCCACGGCCTGCTCTACGATGCCGACGGTCGGGGCGGGGAGTTCCTCCAGCTCTACACCCCCGCTTTCCACGGGCGGTTTTTCTTTGAGGCCTTGGAGCGGAGGGGAGGGTACGAGCACTTTGGGGCGGCCAATACGCCGGTGCGCTTGGCGGCCCAGGTGGGCCAGCCCTGGCCTGGAGAGAGGGGCCTTCAGATGGTAGGTAATATTGTTGACAATATGGGCGACGGAGGGTAA
- a CDS encoding branched-chain amino acid ABC transporter permease yields MMAQRSKTATPRAQLRTLGLRAGLVALLLLPAFFGGYPLFLATEGLLLGVAAAALSFLMGHAGIASLGQAAFLGLGAYTLGLALKAGWPLGGALFLAFLVAALYGLLTGLLVFRAQGIFVLMLTLAFAQMVYSAAFKWTALTGGDDGLSLSGMALNPVLLHGAALVLLLLVLGFLGHLLRTPYGKTLEAIRQNEEKARALGVPTFFYKLSAYTLAGGLTGLAGAGLVLHRSFVSPHDLFWLTSAVLVVMVLLGGARGLWGAAFGAVLYVFLQAWVSSLTDLWGLFVGLLLILSVLYAREGLWVLLEKRVGGGGGRA; encoded by the coding sequence ATGATGGCCCAGCGCTCCAAGACGGCTACCCCCCGGGCCCAGCTCCGGACCCTGGGCCTCCGGGCGGGCCTGGTGGCCCTCCTCCTCCTGCCGGCCTTCTTCGGGGGGTACCCCCTTTTCCTGGCCACCGAGGGCCTCCTCCTGGGGGTGGCGGCCGCTGCTCTGAGCTTCCTCATGGGCCACGCGGGCATCGCTTCCTTGGGCCAAGCCGCCTTCTTAGGCCTCGGGGCCTACACCCTGGGCCTGGCCCTGAAGGCGGGTTGGCCCTTGGGGGGGGCTCTTTTTCTGGCCTTCCTGGTGGCCGCGCTTTACGGCCTCCTCACCGGCCTTTTGGTGTTCCGGGCCCAAGGGATCTTTGTCCTGATGCTCACCCTGGCCTTCGCCCAGATGGTCTACTCCGCAGCCTTCAAGTGGACCGCCCTCACCGGAGGGGACGACGGGCTTTCCCTCTCCGGGATGGCCCTGAACCCGGTCCTCCTCCACGGGGCGGCCCTGGTCCTCCTCCTCCTCGTCCTGGGGTTTCTGGGCCACCTGCTCCGCACCCCCTACGGCAAGACCCTGGAGGCCATACGCCAGAACGAGGAGAAGGCCCGGGCCTTAGGCGTGCCCACCTTTTTCTACAAGCTCTCCGCCTACACCCTGGCCGGAGGGCTCACCGGGCTTGCGGGGGCCGGGCTGGTCCTCCACCGCTCCTTTGTGAGCCCCCACGACCTCTTCTGGCTGACCTCCGCGGTCTTGGTGGTCATGGTCCTCCTGGGAGGGGCGCGGGGGCTCTGGGGGGCGGCCTTCGGGGCGGTGCTTTACGTCTTCCTCCAGGCCTGGGTGAGCTCCTTGACCGACCTCTGGGGGCTTTTCGTGGGGCTCCTCCTCATCCTCAGCGTGCTCTACGCCCGGGAGGGGCTTTGGGTGCTTCTGGAAAAGCGCGTGGGGGGTGGCGGTGGCCGGGCTTAA
- a CDS encoding ABC transporter ATP-binding protein, producing MAQGPPEAIRQDPTVQEIYVGSGWAVGEGGKDPSGEVVLACRGLAAGYGAMRVLQGVDLEVRRGEVVALLGRNGMGKTTLLSALMGLLPLQGGEVLLLGEGVGHLPPYRRAHRGMALVPQGRRMFEGLSVEEELRLAAQGLGGRWTVERVFEVFPRLKERRQVASRALSGGEQQMVAIARALLRNPKVVLMDEPSEGLSPLMVRQVAEVVQTLKAEGETVLLAEQNVQMALSVADRVYILEHGEIVWAGRPEEASDRVLAEHLGV from the coding sequence GTGGCCCAAGGTCCTCCCGAGGCCATCCGCCAGGACCCCACGGTCCAGGAGATCTACGTGGGGAGCGGCTGGGCCGTGGGGGAGGGGGGGAAGGACCCCTCCGGGGAGGTGGTGCTCGCCTGCCGGGGCCTGGCCGCGGGGTATGGGGCCATGCGGGTGCTCCAGGGGGTGGACCTGGAGGTGCGCCGGGGGGAGGTGGTGGCCCTCCTGGGCCGGAACGGGATGGGGAAGACCACCCTCCTCTCCGCCCTCATGGGGCTCCTCCCCCTGCAAGGGGGGGAGGTGCTCCTCCTGGGGGAGGGGGTGGGGCACCTGCCCCCCTACCGCCGGGCCCACCGGGGGATGGCCCTGGTGCCCCAGGGGCGCAGGATGTTCGAGGGGCTTTCCGTGGAGGAGGAGCTCCGCCTGGCCGCCCAGGGCCTGGGGGGCCGCTGGACCGTGGAGCGGGTCTTTGAGGTCTTTCCCCGGCTTAAGGAGAGGCGGCAGGTGGCCTCCCGGGCCCTTTCCGGGGGGGAACAGCAGATGGTGGCCATCGCCCGGGCTCTCCTACGCAACCCCAAGGTGGTCCTCATGGACGAGCCCAGCGAGGGGCTTTCCCCCCTCATGGTCCGCCAGGTGGCGGAGGTGGTCCAAACCCTCAAGGCGGAAGGGGAAACGGTGCTCCTGGCCGAGCAGAACGTCCAGATGGCCCTCTCCGTGGCCGACCGGGTCTACATCCTGGAGCACGGGGAGATCGTCTGGGCCGGTCGGCCGGAGGAGGCCTCGGACCGGGTTCTGGCGGAGCACCTGGGCGTCTAG
- a CDS encoding nucleotidyltransferase domain-containing protein, with the protein MTRVFRLDRRARLEEVRRGAQALGELHPEVLAVVLFGSLARGEATAMSDADLLVLLAHTPWPFEERLVRYRPPGVRGVEVFPYTWEEAEALLAEGLGPIGPALKEGLVLFQREGAWERFRERAPFRPGP; encoded by the coding sequence ATGACCCGGGTGTTCCGCCTGGACCGGAGGGCCCGCCTCGAGGAGGTCCGCCGGGGGGCCCAGGCCCTAGGGGAGCTGCACCCGGAGGTCCTGGCCGTGGTCCTCTTCGGCTCCCTGGCCCGGGGGGAGGCCACGGCCATGAGCGACGCGGACCTCCTGGTCCTCCTCGCCCACACCCCCTGGCCCTTTGAGGAACGCCTGGTGCGGTACCGCCCCCCGGGGGTGAGGGGCGTGGAGGTCTTCCCCTACACCTGGGAGGAGGCCGAAGCCTTGCTGGCGGAAGGGCTTGGCCCCATCGGCCCGGCCCTAAAGGAGGGCCTCGTCCTCTTCCAGCGGGAAGGGGCCTGGGAGAGGTTCAGGGAGAGGGCCCCCTTCAGGCCAGGGCCTTGA
- a CDS encoding 4-hydroxybenzoate 3-monooxygenase encodes MRRVQVGIVGAGPAGLLLAHLLHRIGVETLVLEAKSRAYLETSPHRIRAGVLEWGAKEILLAAGLGERMEREGLEHRGVYLAFDGALHRVDFPTLAGGRSIWVYGQQYAVRDMIRLHLEGGGEILFEHEVLGVEELERNPVLVYRTPEGRTERVRTEFAVGADGSHSALRGLIPGARVHRRTYPFAWLGILAETRPAAEELIYASHPRGFALFSMRSPTLARNYLQVGPEERLEDWPEARIWEELALRLDGVAEVRPGPLLEKSLTPMRALVVEPMQHGRFFLIGDAAHVVPPTGAKGMNMAVADAVALFRALRAFYLEKDPTFLGSFTEEALRHVWQAEFFSYWMTTLLHTHEDPFAEGLRLAQLRHLGESPHLLSFLAENYVGLHTTGRWAETLKALA; translated from the coding sequence ATGCGTAGGGTCCAGGTGGGCATCGTGGGGGCGGGCCCTGCGGGGCTCCTCCTGGCCCATCTCCTCCACCGCATCGGGGTGGAGACGCTGGTCCTGGAGGCCAAGAGCCGCGCGTACCTGGAAACGAGCCCTCACCGTATCCGGGCTGGGGTCTTGGAGTGGGGGGCTAAGGAGATCCTCCTGGCCGCGGGCCTGGGGGAGCGGATGGAGCGGGAGGGCCTGGAGCACCGCGGGGTCTACCTGGCCTTTGACGGGGCCCTCCACCGGGTGGACTTCCCCACCTTGGCCGGGGGCAGGAGCATCTGGGTCTATGGCCAGCAGTACGCGGTGCGGGACATGATCCGCCTCCACCTGGAGGGGGGAGGGGAGATCCTCTTTGAGCACGAGGTCCTGGGGGTGGAGGAGCTGGAGCGGAACCCCGTCCTGGTCTACCGCACCCCAGAGGGGCGGACGGAGCGGGTGCGGACGGAGTTTGCCGTGGGGGCCGACGGCTCCCACAGCGCCCTCCGGGGCCTCATCCCGGGGGCCAGGGTCCACCGGCGCACCTACCCCTTCGCCTGGCTGGGCATCCTGGCCGAGACCCGTCCGGCGGCGGAGGAGCTCATCTACGCCAGCCACCCTAGGGGCTTCGCCCTTTTCAGCATGCGCTCCCCCACCCTGGCCCGGAACTACCTGCAGGTGGGCCCGGAGGAGCGCCTCGAGGACTGGCCCGAGGCCCGCATCTGGGAGGAGCTCGCCCTTCGCCTGGACGGGGTGGCCGAGGTCCGCCCCGGCCCCCTTTTGGAAAAGAGCCTCACCCCCATGCGGGCCCTGGTGGTGGAGCCCATGCAGCACGGGCGGTTCTTCCTCATCGGCGACGCGGCCCACGTGGTGCCCCCCACGGGGGCCAAGGGGATGAACATGGCCGTGGCCGACGCGGTGGCCCTCTTCCGGGCGCTAAGGGCCTTCTACCTGGAGAAGGACCCCACCTTCCTGGGCTCCTTTACGGAGGAGGCCCTCCGGCACGTGTGGCAGGCGGAGTTCTTCTCCTACTGGATGACTACCCTCCTCCACACCCACGAGGACCCCTTCGCCGAGGGGCTCCGGCTGGCCCAGCTCCGCCACCTGGGGGAAAGCCCCCACCTCCTCTCCTTCCTGGCGGAGAACTACGTGGGCCTCCACACCACGGGGCGCTGGGCGGAAACCCTCAAGGCCCTGGCCTGA
- a CDS encoding aromatic-ring-hydroxylating dioxygenase subunit beta yields the protein MDPTREILEVLYKEAELLDEGRYREWLDLLDEEVVYRVPVRQTRERPPEGGLSGVAEGMHHLDEDRTSLEMRVARLETGFAWAEDPPSRLRHFVTNVRVGEVVRTERGEEVAVRSNLLLFRSRWDRPDYTLLSAERRDVWRRREGGWRLAQRIVILDSATLPTHNLSFFL from the coding sequence ATGGATCCCACCCGGGAGATCCTGGAGGTGCTCTACAAGGAGGCGGAGCTTCTGGACGAGGGCCGATACCGGGAATGGCTGGACCTTCTGGACGAGGAGGTGGTCTACCGGGTGCCGGTGCGCCAGACCCGGGAGCGCCCTCCGGAGGGGGGCCTGAGCGGGGTGGCGGAGGGGATGCACCACCTGGACGAGGACCGCACCTCCTTGGAGATGCGGGTGGCCAGGCTGGAAACGGGCTTCGCCTGGGCGGAGGACCCCCCTTCCCGCCTGCGCCACTTCGTGACCAACGTGCGGGTGGGGGAGGTGGTGCGGACGGAACGGGGGGAGGAGGTGGCGGTGCGCTCCAACCTCCTCCTCTTCCGTAGCCGCTGGGACCGGCCCGACTACACCCTGCTCTCCGCCGAGAGGCGGGACGTGTGGCGCCGCCGGGAGGGGGGGTGGCGGCTGGCCCAGCGGATCGTCATCCTAGACAGCGCCACCCTGCCCACCCACAACCTCTCCTTCTTCCTCTAG
- a CDS encoding ABC transporter substrate-binding protein: MEKLGRRQVIKAGLGLLGAAAASRFSFALGQGSQPIRIGVVLSYSGPFARLGQEITRGMELYLEKVGGQAGGRPIQLLKEDEEADPAVAVRKVRKLVEQDKVDLLAGIILSSSAYAVRDYVHERQIPTVVANAAANDITRARKSPYVFRTSISAWQQHYPMGAWVARNVGKRVFVVALDYAFGKESTAAFKESFLEAGGQVVGEVYSPLGTTDFSAVIARITASRPDAVFGVLSGSDAVIFLRQYAQFGLNRAIPLAVSGEVTDENVLEAIGEAALGAKSCDHWVYTLNNSANREFVQAYRRKYGGVPNHFAVRGYDAMQFIVDAINTVRGDVSNRRRLVEALKTAKIISPRGFVQMDPETNNATQHVYVREVVRMENFFTNRLIADLGTVRDPGK, from the coding sequence ATGGAAAAGCTGGGGCGCAGGCAGGTGATCAAGGCGGGTCTCGGGCTTTTGGGGGCCGCGGCGGCCAGCCGCTTCTCCTTTGCCCTAGGGCAGGGGAGCCAGCCCATCCGCATCGGGGTGGTCCTCTCCTATTCCGGGCCCTTCGCCCGGCTGGGGCAGGAGATCACCCGGGGGATGGAACTGTACCTGGAGAAGGTGGGGGGGCAGGCGGGGGGCCGGCCCATCCAGCTCCTAAAGGAGGACGAGGAGGCCGACCCCGCGGTGGCCGTGCGCAAGGTGCGCAAGCTGGTGGAGCAGGACAAGGTGGACCTTCTGGCGGGGATCATCCTTTCCTCGTCCGCCTACGCGGTCCGGGATTACGTCCACGAGCGCCAGATCCCCACGGTGGTGGCCAACGCCGCGGCCAACGACATCACCCGGGCCCGCAAGAGCCCCTACGTGTTCCGCACCTCCATCAGCGCCTGGCAGCAGCACTACCCCATGGGGGCCTGGGTGGCCAGGAACGTGGGCAAGCGGGTTTTCGTGGTGGCCCTGGATTACGCCTTCGGTAAGGAGTCCACCGCCGCCTTCAAGGAGAGCTTCCTCGAGGCCGGCGGCCAGGTGGTGGGCGAGGTCTACTCCCCCTTGGGGACCACGGACTTCAGCGCGGTCATCGCCCGCATCACCGCCAGCAGGCCGGACGCGGTGTTCGGGGTGCTTTCCGGAAGCGACGCGGTGATCTTCCTCCGGCAGTACGCCCAGTTCGGTCTGAACCGGGCCATCCCCTTGGCGGTGAGCGGGGAGGTGACGGACGAGAACGTTCTGGAGGCCATCGGCGAGGCGGCTTTGGGGGCCAAGAGCTGCGACCACTGGGTCTACACCCTGAACAACAGCGCCAACCGGGAGTTCGTCCAAGCCTACCGCCGGAAGTACGGCGGGGTGCCCAACCACTTCGCCGTCCGGGGGTACGACGCCATGCAGTTCATCGTGGACGCCATCAACACCGTCCGGGGGGACGTTTCCAACCGCAGGCGGTTGGTGGAGGCCCTGAAGACGGCCAAGATCATCAGCCCTCGAGGCTTCGTCCAGATGGACCCGGAGACCAACAACGCCACCCAGCACGTGTACGTCCGGGAAGTGGTGCGCATGGAGAACTTCTTCACCAATCGGCTCATCGCCGATCTGGGCACGGTGCGCGATCCGGGAAAGTGA
- a CDS encoding aromatic ring-hydroxylating oxygenase subunit alpha, with protein sequence MLRLSDGVRAKLEELAQGVEEGLLPAWIFNDPDLFELEKERIFSRSWVYLAHESEIPKPGDYVLRYILNNPYIVVRGEDGQVRAFLDMCRHRGMRVCRAEAGNASHFRCPFHGWTYRNDGALVGVPAEREAFAGDLRKEEWGLVPLPRLEAFDGLLFGNLDPGAPSLEEWLGEIRWYLELITKRSPAGLEVLGPPQRWVVPTDWKLALETFISDSYHTLMTHRSLIELGIAPKDAKYAMYGEQIHVPGKGHGAMVVGAPPGAQLPPFWGYPEEMMERARASYPTKEQWEVAKETRILLITLFPNFSIHNPIRRPDHKYPRPVPMLTFRVWHPLGPGRIEIFSWGLVEKDAPEWFKEKARHSYLRFFGSSGTFEQDDTEIWSHVAQNAASTQGGRVRLYYRMGLHLAPDPNWPGPGVAYGLNFTDANLRNFHRRYLEMLLA encoded by the coding sequence GTGCTTAGGCTTTCCGATGGGGTGCGGGCCAAGCTGGAGGAGCTGGCCCAGGGGGTGGAGGAGGGGCTTCTGCCCGCGTGGATCTTCAACGACCCCGACCTCTTTGAGCTGGAAAAGGAGCGGATCTTCAGCCGCTCCTGGGTGTACCTGGCCCACGAGTCCGAGATCCCCAAGCCCGGGGACTACGTGCTCCGCTACATCCTCAACAACCCCTACATCGTGGTCCGGGGCGAGGACGGGCAGGTGCGGGCCTTCCTGGACATGTGCCGCCACCGGGGGATGCGGGTCTGCCGGGCGGAGGCGGGCAACGCCAGCCACTTCCGCTGCCCTTTCCACGGCTGGACCTACCGCAACGACGGGGCCCTGGTGGGCGTGCCCGCGGAGCGGGAAGCCTTTGCGGGGGATCTGAGGAAGGAGGAGTGGGGCCTGGTGCCCCTGCCCCGCCTCGAGGCCTTTGACGGCCTCCTCTTCGGCAACCTGGACCCCGGGGCCCCGTCCTTGGAGGAATGGCTGGGGGAGATCCGCTGGTACCTGGAGCTCATCACCAAGCGGAGCCCGGCGGGCCTCGAGGTGCTGGGCCCGCCCCAGCGCTGGGTGGTGCCCACGGACTGGAAGCTGGCCCTAGAGACCTTCATAAGCGACAGCTACCACACCCTCATGACCCACCGTTCCCTCATCGAGCTCGGCATCGCCCCCAAGGACGCCAAGTACGCCATGTACGGGGAGCAGATCCACGTTCCCGGAAAAGGCCACGGGGCCATGGTGGTGGGGGCCCCCCCGGGGGCCCAGCTCCCCCCCTTCTGGGGCTACCCCGAGGAGATGATGGAGCGGGCCCGGGCCTCCTACCCCACCAAGGAGCAGTGGGAGGTGGCCAAGGAAACCCGCATCCTCCTCATCACCCTCTTTCCCAACTTCTCCATCCACAACCCCATCCGCCGCCCGGACCACAAGTACCCGCGTCCCGTGCCCATGCTCACCTTCCGGGTCTGGCATCCCCTGGGCCCGGGGCGGATCGAGATCTTCTCCTGGGGCCTGGTGGAGAAGGACGCTCCCGAGTGGTTCAAGGAAAAGGCCCGCCACTCCTACCTCCGCTTCTTCGGCTCCTCCGGGACCTTCGAGCAGGACGACACCGAGATCTGGTCCCACGTGGCCCAAAACGCCGCCTCCACCCAAGGGGGGCGGGTTCGCCTGTACTACCGCATGGGCCTCCACCTGGCCCCCGACCCCAACTGGCCGGGGCCGGGCGTGGCCTACGGGCTCAACTTCACGGACGCCAACCTGCGCAACTTCCACCGGCGTTACCTGGAGATGCTCTTGGCTTAG
- a CDS encoding zinc-dependent alcohol dehydrogenase: MRALVLEDYGRLRWRELDPPEGEGVLLRVGACGLCGSDLSVYKGTPAMRARWRPPLVLGHEVAGVVEEGPEGWVGQRVAVHPLLSCGACPLCRGGRPNLCPHRRHVGFHLPGGFAERIRLPLGQLFPLPPGTPLWKGALAEPLAVALRALSFLGPLRGGKVLVLGAGSLGGLLAWLLRRAGAEVFLEDLNPSRVRHLVDLGLALPAGEGPGEWEAALDTVGTEASLKRVVKAVAPGGKVVAVGLGALEAPLPLQELVLGERTVQGSYTFTPQDFAEATALTAEVPEGLVARYPMEEAPEVFRALLEGRIPVPKVVLEHKEV; the protein is encoded by the coding sequence ATGCGGGCCTTGGTGCTGGAGGATTACGGGAGGCTTCGCTGGCGGGAGCTTGACCCTCCGGAAGGGGAAGGGGTGCTCCTTCGGGTTGGGGCCTGCGGCCTTTGCGGAAGCGACCTCAGCGTGTACAAAGGCACCCCGGCCATGCGGGCCCGCTGGCGGCCCCCCCTGGTCTTGGGGCACGAGGTGGCGGGGGTGGTGGAGGAGGGGCCCGAGGGGTGGGTGGGGCAACGGGTAGCCGTCCATCCCCTGCTCTCCTGCGGGGCCTGCCCCCTTTGCCGGGGCGGCCGCCCCAACCTCTGCCCCCACCGGCGCCACGTGGGGTTTCACCTTCCGGGCGGGTTTGCCGAAAGGATCCGTCTCCCCCTCGGCCAGCTCTTTCCCCTACCGCCCGGCACCCCCCTCTGGAAGGGGGCCCTGGCCGAGCCCCTGGCGGTGGCCCTGAGGGCGTTGTCCTTTTTGGGCCCCCTCCGGGGTGGGAAGGTGCTCGTCCTAGGGGCCGGGTCCTTAGGGGGGCTTTTGGCCTGGCTGCTCCGGCGGGCCGGGGCGGAGGTGTTCCTCGAGGACCTCAACCCCTCCCGGGTGCGCCACTTGGTGGACCTGGGCCTGGCCCTGCCCGCGGGGGAGGGGCCGGGGGAGTGGGAGGCCGCCTTGGACACGGTGGGGACGGAGGCCAGCCTCAAGAGGGTGGTGAAGGCGGTGGCCCCTGGGGGGAAGGTGGTGGCGGTGGGCCTGGGCGCCCTCGAGGCCCCCCTTCCCCTCCAGGAGCTGGTCCTGGGGGAACGAACGGTGCAGGGGAGCTACACCTTTACCCCCCAGGACTTCGCCGAGGCCACGGCCCTCACGGCGGAGGTGCCCGAGGGCCTGGTGGCCCGCTACCCCATGGAGGAGGCCCCCGAGGTGTTCCGGGCCCTTCTGGAAGGGCGCATCCCGGTCCCCAAGGTGGTGCTGGAGCACAAGGAGGTGTAG
- a CDS encoding HEPN domain-containing protein encodes MNRARDWLAQAEHNLRHAQASLGFGDWAWACFAAQQAAEAALKGLHLARGQVAWGHSILDLLTELPQDIDVPEDLVEAAKILDKYYIPTRYPDAHPSGPAARHYVAREAEEAVQLAGKVLDFVRGYL; translated from the coding sequence GTGAACCGGGCCCGGGACTGGCTGGCGCAGGCGGAGCACAACCTGCGCCACGCCCAGGCCTCTTTGGGGTTTGGCGACTGGGCGTGGGCTTGCTTTGCCGCCCAGCAAGCCGCAGAGGCGGCCCTCAAGGGCCTACACCTGGCCCGGGGACAGGTGGCCTGGGGGCATTCCATCCTTGACCTCCTGACGGAACTCCCCCAAGATATAGATGTTCCAGAAGACTTGGTGGAGGCGGCCAAGATCCTGGACAAGTACTACATCCCCACCCGTTACCCCGATGCCCACCCCTCCGGACCTGCCGCCCGCCACTACGTGGCCCGGGAAGCGGAGGAAGCGGTGCAGCTAGCGGGAAAGGTTCTAGACTTCGTTAGGGGGTACCTATGA
- a CDS encoding branched-chain amino acid ABC transporter permease, with protein MVLLLLTQLLNSLAFGMLLFLLALGLSLIFGVARVVNLAHGAFYLLGAYLGLALAQAWGNFWLALLVVPLGVGLLGALLERVLLRGLHGRELEQVLLTIGLGFVIADLLRAAFGAAVRSVPPPPELAGPLFLGPLIYPKYPLFLIGTGLFLFFLVRLLLARTAFGVQIRAVTSDPAMASALGIRPERVGLLTFGVGTGLAALGGVLGAPLIALAPGMDAQMTLFALMVVVIGGLGRLEGAFFGAILVGLVDGFGRLFLPQVAMFLIFALMALVLALKPEGLLGRRLA; from the coding sequence ATGGTCCTCCTTCTCCTGACCCAACTCCTCAACAGCCTGGCTTTCGGGATGCTCCTCTTCCTCCTGGCCCTGGGGCTTTCCCTCATCTTCGGGGTGGCCCGGGTGGTCAACCTGGCCCACGGGGCCTTTTACCTCCTGGGGGCCTACCTGGGGCTGGCCCTGGCCCAGGCCTGGGGGAACTTCTGGCTGGCCCTTCTCGTGGTGCCCCTGGGGGTAGGGCTCCTGGGGGCGCTTCTGGAGCGCGTTCTCCTCCGGGGGCTCCACGGGAGGGAGCTGGAGCAGGTCCTCCTCACCATCGGCCTGGGGTTCGTCATCGCCGACCTCCTCAGGGCCGCCTTTGGGGCCGCGGTGCGCTCCGTCCCCCCGCCCCCCGAGCTCGCCGGCCCCCTCTTCCTGGGCCCCCTCATCTACCCCAAGTACCCCCTCTTCCTCATCGGCACGGGGCTCTTCCTCTTCTTCCTGGTGCGCCTCCTTCTCGCCCGCACCGCCTTTGGGGTCCAGATCCGGGCCGTGACCTCCGACCCCGCCATGGCCAGCGCCCTGGGCATCCGGCCCGAGCGGGTGGGCCTCCTGACCTTTGGGGTGGGCACGGGGCTGGCCGCCCTGGGGGGGGTTCTGGGGGCCCCCCTCATCGCCCTGGCCCCGGGGATGGACGCCCAGATGACCCTCTTCGCCCTCATGGTGGTGGTCATCGGCGGGCTGGGCCGCCTGGAGGGGGCCTTCTTCGGGGCCATCCTGGTGGGGCTGGTGGACGGGTTCGGCCGCCTCTTCCTGCCCCAGGTGGCCATGTTCCTCATCTTTGCCCTCATGGCCCTGGTCCTGGCCCTTAAGCCGGAGGGGCTTCTGGGAAGGAGGCTGGCATGA